The sequence GGACAGATTTATCATCACATTTTTACAAATTCCCCACTGAATAAATAATTCTAGGATATGCCGAAATTACTCTGGCCTTCTGACCCAACATGTCTTTGTAATTACTTGGCACTCCAACTGTATGCTACTTAAATTAGGTAACAGTCATCAAGTTATTTTTAGGCcatagcaacacacacacacacacacacacacacacacacacacacacacacacacacacggctgtaCCTAACTTGTTATTCGCACTCCTTTGGAAGAGAGGCCAAAACTGCAGTTTTACTGACACCATCATTTCTGTTCAACCAACAGTAATACTACTGGGCTACATGGAGGGAGAGTTCACTCTGTATGAGGAACTGTTCTAGACACTTGGTACACATTAATTCATTTACTACCTAAACTACCACCAGGAGAGTGCTGCTACTACATCCTTTTTGTAAACAAGGGAAATAAGGAAGTAAGGGAAGTAGCCATTGGCCAAGGGCACATAGCTAGCAAGGCATGAGCCAAGACGCTCAGACAGGCTGGCCCCCTGCTCCTGCCTGAATCTCTCCGCCATTTGCTACACGGCTAATATTCAGTATGTCTGGATGTTAAACAGAAGCTCAGAATCACAACACTAAACATGTGAAAATAGATTATGCCTTTGTTTcacatatcttaaaaaaaaaaatcctaacatcCCTGACAGACAAGAGGAAGACTTTTGTTTCTCCCACAAAACAATGCAGAAGATAAAACATACTTCCTCGGGGTCTCCGATGTCTAAGCTCAGCCCTTCACTTTGTCATCAGACTCAGTACTGTCTACAAGTGTTGACTTCAGAGCCTTTTGTGACTATGGGAAGATGTGCCATCTATGTGGCTCACTTCAGGAGTTTTGATGGAAAGTTTTCTAGCATAAAAAGTTACCTCTCTCTGTGATCAGATCTTTGCTACTGAATCAGCTTCCTGAAGTGGTACTCACTCATCCCccgccagccctgcccccagTAAATACTACTGACTCAGAGGCAGGCTTGTCAGTCACTCTTTGTTTTGTGACAGCACAGAGCAAGTCCAGGTATTGGACCTGATGGACTCCTATGGAAGAGGATGCTATAGATGCCTCCCAGTCTGGGGGAGTGCGTGGGTGTTGGTGGGGTGGGAGGCGCTGCCCCATAGATTCAATAGTAGCCAGTTAGTCAAAGTGGAATTCCAAGCTTGAAAAAGTCAACAACAGGGACATGACACCAATATTTAGGAGTGAAAATGTTGTCTGTACTGTACTATAAAATATGCCCATACTTcttaatttgaaagcattaagtTTAAACATGAAACATACTGAAATATAGTCAAACATTAtctatattctaatatatttcAACAACcaataaaggaagagaaagcagagagggaaaaCATTAACAATTGTTTAATCTGGGTACTAGGTATATGGCGATCATGATACTCTTTTCTATGTTTCTCtgtatttgaaaacttttataataaaagttttaaagacaCAGATTGTCTTTAAAGAGGAGGTGATAATAGACTATCCATTCCTACATAGGTAAATGACAAATTACTTCCCTGAACCCAGCCTTGCTGAAAAGGGAACCTTACAAACATCATAGCAAAGATGGTAGCTCTCATTATGGAAAACCCAGAATCGTCTAGCCTCCTTATTCAGCTGGgtgaaaaatcacattaaaagtCAACTTTGTGTAAAACAGATTATAATTCTCTCAAAGCCTTTGCAAGTCTCTATACATGTACTTATTCGACTCATGGTTTGCCAGGTGGAGTAGAAGCACAGGTCTGAtgccatttcttctttggagGATGAGAATAAAAGATGAATTCAGACATAGGTCCCAGTGGGGAGGGGACTGTAAATTAGAACAGTCCCTTAATCCCAGGGTCTTCTGTGCCTCTGATCAGTTTCTTCCCAACCTGACACAGCATTACTAAAACAGTGTCTGAGCAGCCGCTCTACTTGACAGGCAGCACCAAAAATGGAGAGCATGGCACTGAAACAGGGGGGACATAAAACTTGGACAGGGAGGGCAGCAACCAGTGTTTACAAACAGAAACCAGAGACTCAGATGGGTCAGCCATAAATTAACCCGGGATTGTACTGAAATCTCTGAAAATAAACTCCCGAAGCCTTAGAAGCATCTACCCCAGATGCTAACCAACCCCCACCCCTAGCCCCACCACATCTTCCCTGCGAAAACCACTCCTTCCAAAATGGTACCGCTACTACTCTtgctaaaataaaatcttacatcACCAAGGGTAGGGATTACTAAAATAAACCTCAGCAGAAAAGCCCGATCAGAATGGTCTGATAGACTCACTCAAGAACCTAGGAGAAGTTTGCTGGCCATGCCTTCTCAGAGGTACCCACCCCATTTTCACCTCAGTGGTGGTATGGTATTAACTTTTGGTTTACCCAGATGAAAGGGCAGCTAGAGGGGCATTCTAATATtgatctctttcccttctttacCATCATGGCCCCAATTTTAGGCCATTCCCCTCCAAAGAGACCAAAATcacaatgacaaaaataataaagtacattACAGACCCTTCTGCTCCCAAACTACATATCTTCAACAAAATCCCCAGATAGTTGAAGAAAGAGCCCAAACTACAAATAATACAACCTCTACCACCAGTGCAACTTCCAGGTCGACCGCCGCTGCGTCTCACCAACCCGAAAATGATGAGCCCTGTGGGCGGTGGTGGCGGCAGGCGCCCAGCTGTGACATCAGCAGCATGTCTGGCCCCGCCCCACTGAGGCAACCTTACTGACACTGAGGAACAAGCCCAGGCTGCCTGGGCTCTCAGCTGCATCCACAGGAAATGGGGAGAGGAATCCCACTTTGATCAGCAACACCTAGGAGATTCATTTCCCAGCAACCCACAAGCCACTGCCATACACAATAATGCCCACTCCAAAATAGAGGGTAGACTCTACAGCTCCTCCTTAACACTCTCAATGTTTAAGTCCAGGGTCATCTTCATGTGGATTATTTGATGCCTGTTCTCAGATCATTTGGATGCAAAAGGCCTGCTTTCCCTCAACGGCATCTACTCTACATGAGCAAGAGACCACCCTGAAGATCATTCCATTGGTTCTCCACTTCTTGGCTCCCCAGTACAAACAACTGAGAAGTTTGTAGAGtgtattttctcttctgaaagagatgagacaaGCCAGGAGCACAGAGACAGAATGCTAGCTGGGTAAACCTACTGGGAGTCACTCAAAGTCAGCCAAACAAGAATACAAAACGACAAAATACAAGGATACACAGAGGAAATATGAGCATATCAGTAACCACAAGAAAACCCatcaaaaacaacataaaatgcCTGGGTGCTGCTGGAACACTCTGGATGTAACTTCCATGATGTTCTCCTTCCCCTGAGAGCCCACCAGCCCTTCCTTAAGGGAAGCTGTACCTTTATGCTAGTTGAGCCCAATAAGAGTAGGCTCAAGGCCAGTGATGGTGGGCAGGGGAGATGCGGTCCAAGGAATTTAGAACTGGATTTCTAAGAACACTCCTCAACAAAAGGCAGAATGCACCACTGGGAAGACAAGAAGAATGGCAGAACTAGCCCACAAAGGAAAACCAACTACCTTGCTCATTCCAATGGCCTTTTGCAATTTAAATATGCAAGGTGTTCAAAGGAACCCAGCGATGCCTTTGGTCTACACAGTGCAAGAGACTGGCTGCCAATGTGGCCCAGACTGTGTGCCTTGACCCAACCctcaaggaaagagaagaagaagactaccaccatcaccaccaccacctgacaGAAAACACTGAAGATGAAGTGTGGTGTACAGTGTCCCAAAGGATGGCATCCAAGGGCAAAGAGACACATCTTGGAGGGACAGCGGATGCAGACTCCCTCTAGGTTAGGCAACACTGTGCAGAAGGAGCCCAGAGACAGGTGGGCAATTAATTCCTCCTGCCAGGGCTCAGTGACACTGACATCTAGTTATTCACGCTCAGTGTCCTGGGGCAAGCGACCCACCATCCCATCTTGGAAGGAGCTATGATGTCAACGGTTGTCAGGTGACACCAGAAGAAACAGTGTGTTGGGAGTATTTCATAAAATGACTCCATCCCTTGGAGTTTTGGCAAAGGAATGGATGTTCGAGGTGAACTCTTGGAGGGGCCCTAAAATAAGGATCTCTGCCCTTTTTGAAGGTCACTTTCAGAGAggtgagaaagaggaagaatttcccacagaaaGAACTGGTACCTGGAGGTTTACTTGCAGTTCACCATGGTTGCGGTTTTCTCTGTTCCATCAGCTTTGGTTAAATCTGAGAGACAAGAACTTTCCAGCTAGTTTGAATGGAACAGAGTTACCAGCGCAAGCATGACTGCAGATGCCATCTGGTGTCATAGAGCCCCTTTTTAGAAAGATGAGAAAACCATCTCCGAGAGGGGGAAATGACTTGCACAATGCAAATGAGAAGGTGAATTAAAGACTAGAGCCCAAGTCTTCTGGCTTTCAGTTCAAGGTTGCTGGGTTTCTCTCCCAACCCCAAAATAATTAAGAGAGGGCATGGAAGGGAAGACAAGAAGAAGAAAGGCAATTCTGGTCTTTTGCAGCCAGCGGAAGGAGGATGCTGGTACTTCTCAGATAAAACCCAGGGTGACCCCAGGGCTGTGcttggggagagggtgggggcatTACCTTTCAACACCAGAGGTTCTTTGCCTTCTCTCTTCAGAGACTCGAGGACTATGTGGAGTGGCTGGGAGGGTACCACTCGGCTTGGCTCATTGGTATTCTCATCGTAAACTATaatttctttggaaaagatcctcttGAAAGAGTCCTTGCCTTCCCTACAGGAAATCAAGTCTAAGACAGTGATCTTGCCCTGCTGCAGTCTCCGCCGGCTGATCTTATCGGCACAGTTAATGTGGACAGCTCCTTGGATGTGACTTTTGTTGTACTCCATGAAGGGCCGGCAGTCAATGATGACAGGGCCCTGGCTTGGCAGGTGACTCTTGCTGCATTTGGTCATCTTCTTGGCCAAGTCATTGGGGTAGATTATTTTGATGCTGGCTAGCTGTTTGGGGGTCCCTGCCATGGGGCTGCCCACCCCACCTGATGGACTTAGAGAGCCTGCATTCTCActgttgttgaccatctggctgGCAGGACAGGTGGTAGAGCTTCCGATGGCGGTGGTGGCGGTGCCAGCGGCAATGGCCTGGGTTGGGGCCTGATTGTCCTTGTCGTAGGTTGCCACAGTGCAGCAGCTGGCACTGCTGCACCCACAATTCAGGGAGCGGGCAGAGCCGCTGGATGAGGGCATATACGTCAGATTCGCAGCCTTTAGGGACACAACGGTGGTGGCGATGACAGGAGGGTGGCTGGTACTGCCAGGGGCGGCAGAGCCAAGGTAGCTAGAGTCTAAACAAAGGTTGAGATCCTGAGGTCGAACGGGCCTAGACAGTGCCACCACTACCCTGTCGTCTAAAGGAGACGGAGGCATGAGGAGGCTGAAAACTGGCAATTCAAGAAGAACTCAAGACAGTCTGTAAAGAAGGGGAGggggggaaagaaagaataaagtcaTGTGACACAAAAAGCAGTCGAATCCAATCCCTAGGAAAGGACTTTGCATCCCTCTTAGCGAAGTCGTCCTAAGTGCCCAGTATCCTGTCACTCAAAGCTTGACTCTCACCACTATGGATTCAAAGAGGATGCACACCTGAGGACCACCCCCGCCCAACGCCCTGTCCTGGCTGAGTCTAAGGTTAGATGTAAAGTCTATGCAAATGTTGATGAACAACCTTTCATGGACCCACATCCAAGTTCAGCCTTAGAAAAAGTACAAGCACAAAGGATCAGAAAAGCTCAAGATGGATGGGAAGGTTCTTAAGAGGCATCTCTTCTGGGCCTCATCTCCAGGGCAGAAGTATACTGCAATCATCTGAGAAGGACCCATACGTCCGCTCTTGCATACTTTCCATGTAATTCCTTCAGCCACTGCAAAGGCAAAGGAATGACCAAGAGTGCTGGCAAGGCTCATGGGAATATACAGCAGCTAAATATACATCAGGGGCAGATGTCAACTTTCTGCATATCAGAATGAAAGTAGCCCTCTAAGTGAATCTCTTTAATTTTGAGCtattcttacttttctttctcccaaGTCCTTTGAAAAGCACAACAAAGTCATATTAAAACCTCCCATGTTTCCTATTACCctcttatttataaattaatctgCATGTCCTCTTTCATTACATACTGGTCCCCTAAAATGAAGCCTCAAGCTACAGAGGCAGGTCTGAAAACCCTGATCCTGACAGATCCATCCCTCAGATGGCTCCCTTGCCGCACCACCCACTCCACTCCTGCCTTTAAGAAAAGAACCACTTCAACTCTCCATTCTCCTCCTTTCCCTACAGGAACATCCTAGAGCTTCTCTCAGCGGAAGGTAGCCACTATGCATAATCTTTTGATCTCACACAGATGTGCCCTCTCTTCAAGAGGATGGATTCATAAAGAAGACTTCCCAGTGAGAAGTAAAGAGTTGCCCACAGGGGTCTATGTCCTGTCTCATTGAGAGGGTACCTGCAAAGGGACAGTTCCTTCCTCCCTATAGGCATAGAGGGACTCCACTCCCGGGCCCTGCTGGCTCCTCTCCTACtagacatacacacagaggagAGGAGCTCATCTAAACCAACTTTAAGAGATGTCTGGAAAAATGTCATCCAACATCCCTCTACACAGGACTGTCACCATTCTCAGACACAGAGCCAAAATGTCACAggcagaatacacacacacacacacatacacacacaggggcTCGCACCTATCACATCCACAGATCCCCACCGGACTCAGCTTTCCCTCACCACCTTTAGATGGGCAAGAAGAATCCAACCCCtgttctccctccctttctcctttctttcctccctcctcctccccttcctcccttgcGTAGTATTTTTTGAAGAGCGAGTACTATTCCAGAAGCTGTAACTGTTTCCCAGCTGGACCCAGCAGTGAAAAGTCTTTGCTATTGTGTTACCTGGTAGGGTACGTCCCAGGATCAACAGTCCATTTCCCTTGAGAGGGACGCAGAAGCGTGCTCATGGAGACACAAGCTGggacccccacctccacacagAGTGCTCGGCGCGCACAAACgcgctcgctcgctcgctcgctctctctctctctctcgctcgctcgctctctctctctctttctctctctcacacacacacacacacacacgcacggaGTGTATAAAGAGACCTGCATCCCTGCAGCACAGGGTCGGGCATATATATTGCCCGTGAAACCATCCAGACAGCCTAGGAAACCTCCCGAAAAACACTGAGCTATCCCCCTCCCACTCTAGTCGCCCTTCCACCTCTAGTTAGCGGCTGGAAAGAAAATTAAGTGGTCAGAGAATGCTGCTTCCCCACTCCCAGGCACTTAACATCCTCCTTCGCAACACAGCGCACTAACAAGTCCCTGGCCTTTAAAACTGCCGCAAAGCATCCCAACAAACCTCATTTTTTCCTTCGCCCCCAATCCAAGTAGACTGCAGAGAGAGTAAACGCACAGGGCGGCGTGAGCCAACAGCGGGAACACTTTAACCTCACCTGCTGTGGCTCCTCCATAAACATCGcaacacacacacgcgcgcacacacacaccacatacatactcactcacactcacaccgCCTCACACCCCTGGACTCTCAGGAGTAGCCACGGTGACTTCCACTTACTTCATAAATAAGTGTAACCCTCCACCATCTGGCGCTCCGCTTCAGCAAGGGATTCGCACATTCAGCCCTCATTCACTAGGCTTCATTGATCTCCAGCAGCAACATAGTTACTTTCTCTTTTGCTACACTGTAAATGTAAGGTTCTGAGGGGGCGGGCCGGCTGCCGACCGACGGTGTGTTGAACCAATAGGAATTCGGAGAAACCTGACCGCTACTTCGCTGCAGCCCGCGACCAATGGGCACCTGGAGGGGGCGGAGCCAGGGCGTGGCCATGGCTCTTTAAGGAGGGTTTATCCGACGCCGCTTTGGGTCCACAGTGTTATAATACGGACGGTGATGTCATTGGCAGCCAATCAAAAACTTAAAAGGGCCAACTGGGGCCCGCGCGGAGCAGCTGCTCTCTATTTACATGTAAACCGAACCTGCAGGATGCACTTAACCCTTTCCGGGGCTGAATTGTCAATGGGCTGTGTTTGCCGCTCCGCCTAAAACTGGCTCTGCAAACTTGGCGGGATCCCTGTACATCGCCTCAACAAGGGACAGACCACGCTGTTTATTTTCCCTTCTTACTCTGGCTGGATGATCAACCGTGTTAGAATAACTTTCTAAAGGCAAGAGGCAGCGAGAATAATCACTATATCCCCAGTTGGAAAAACGGGTTCCCTGAGTCCCTCGAGGTGACTTGATAAACCGAAGATTCACGGACATCGCCCAGCTACCCGAGCGGGGGGATGAATGTAAGCGCGCGGCCAGGGACATCGCTTCTTCTACAGTCTGGGCCCGGGGCCACGCGCTGGAGGCCTGAGCTCCAGCGGGACTGGCAAGTTTGCCGTCCATCCACCGGCAGTGAGGCCCGCCAGCTTCGCCACGGCCCAAGTCCTCGGGGCCGCCCCGCTTGCTCCGCGCCGCCAGGAAGCATCGACCGCCCGCCCGCAGATGTCGCTGCCCCTCCGGCTGCCCTACTGCTGCCCGGCGCGGCGGTGGCGCGGCGCCCTGTGGCTCGCCTACTTCAGCGCCCCAGTCACGCCCCCGCTTCCCTCGCCTGCCTCCCGGAGCTCCATCCGTAGCTCGAAGGCAGCGATGCGGAGGGCTGCTCGGAGGCGGCAGCCTGGTTCCCAGCCAGAAGCTACAGAGGGCGCGTCCCCGAGGGGCTGCACAGGCGCCACCCCATAGCCCGCGCGCCCTTCCCGGCACCCGGGCAAGGCCTCCTGCCCGCTAGCGCCCCCTCTTCCACCCAGCGAGCAAGGTCCCCGCGCCGCATTCAGCAGAGCTGCACGCTACCGGCCTCCTTCCCCTCGCCCCTCTTCAGTTGCCCGCCACCCTGTAGGGGCCCTGGGAGCCGAGGACCCAACAGCCCAGAGCTTCTGGAACAGCAGCGGCTGGAGGAAAGGAGCTGAAGCTGAGAAGAAATAACCAGCTTGAAGTGGAGCCGACGGAGAACTGGAGGCGGCGCCACCCCTCTGGGTTCTCCTGTATTTCGTCGCCGGAGGGTCGCGGTCAGAGGTGACCATCTGAGCAAAACAGGGGATTTGGAGGCGGGTGTGTTGCCAGCTGGCCTGTTTATCGTCAGGAAAAATCAGAGAAACTGCTGGAAAGTCTTGGGGTAGGAAAAGAAGTGGAAATGATGAGATAAACTGCAGAGAGTTTGCATCAAGGAACCCTAAAGAAAtagagcttttttctttttcctccgtCTCCTGTCTGAGAGAGGCAGGGGTGACAGAGTGAAATAATTATAGTGGAGTAATATGTTATGAGCACTATAGACTATTTGGCTATGAATTTTTCTCTTACCACATTGAAGGTGTCTGGAGACATACTTCAGGTTGTAAGCCTGATAGGCAAGCTAAGTGACCTGGGGACATATTCACATCATTGCCTTAAGTACAGACCTGAAATTTGAAGATGCCAAACCTTGGCCTGCTGGCCAGCTATGTTCAGTGAGCTGAGAGATCCCATATATACATAAGCACACAGTCTAGGCTTCACAGAGGTGTTTCAAACTGAAGTGAATGCATGCATTCATCTTAAACAGAAAAGGATTTTTGTAGCCCCCCTCTCCACtcacacaccaacacacatacacattgccCTTTAATGATAACCAGTGACTGGCTTGGGGACACCACTTGGTCCTTACATTTTTGGGGATCAGCAGATTCTGGCCAAGAAAAATGGGTTCTGGATAATTTCCACAGAAATCAGAAAACTTCCCAGAGGATCTAACCCTGGATCTATTTGCAGCTTTAATAACTTGCCTTTTCCTAACTGTAGataattattgaaaaaatattgaCTAATCCAGGGTTGGAGAGTTCTGACTATAAGTCCTGATTCTGACTCTCATCTCTTATACTGTTCATCCAGAGACACTATGTTTTTTATATG is a genomic window of Bos indicus isolate NIAB-ARS_2022 breed Sahiwal x Tharparkar chromosome 16, NIAB-ARS_B.indTharparkar_mat_pri_1.0, whole genome shotgun sequence containing:
- the DUSP10 gene encoding dual specificity protein phosphatase 10; the encoded protein is MPPSPLDDRVVVALSRPVRPQDLNLCLDSSYLGSAAPGSTSHPPVIATTVVSLKAANLTYMPSSSGSARSLNCGCSSASCCTVATYDKDNQAPTQAIAAGTATTAIGSSTTCPASQMVNNSENAGSLSPSGGVGSPMAGTPKQLASIKIIYPNDLAKKMTKCSKSHLPSQGPVIIDCRPFMEYNKSHIQGAVHINCADKISRRRLQQGKITVLDLISCREGKDSFKRIFSKEIIVYDENTNEPSRVVPSQPLHIVLESLKREGKEPLVLKGGLSSFKQNHENLCDNSLQLQECREVGGGASAASSMLPQSIPSTPDIENAELTPILPFLFLGNEQDAQDLETMQRLNIGYVINVTTHLPLYHYEKGLFNYKRLPATDSNKQNLRQYFEEAFEFIEEAHQCGKGLLIHCQAGVSRSATIVIAYLMKHTRMTMTDAYKFVKGKRPIISPNLNFMGQLLEFEEDLNNGVTPRILTPKLMGVETVV